The Vitis vinifera cultivar Pinot Noir 40024 chromosome 7, ASM3070453v1 genomic interval aattggagtctcgaaaattatttggaaattgaagttttgggaattgaatttaagaataGGAATTTTGGAAGTTaagtttgaaagaaattgaaaaacttaaaattatttgagaagtaaaAATTGTGAAgcttaaatttaagaatttaagttttgaaaattaaatttaaaagaaattgagattttaaaaattatttgagagttggaattttgaaaattaaacttaagaattaattttaaaaaaaaacttaaatttgggAATTGAAACCTTAGAAAATTACTTGGGAATGAAAgttataaagattaaatttaggaaataaaacTTTAGAAAATTAACAATATGAAAgttaattgatataaaaaagaatgacaatgataataaaaaatgaataaataaaaacgtGGTGGTTGAATGGTTTTACCAAGACAATGTACCCTTTGACCAAAAAAATTGATGGATTAAGAGCATGGCTTTTTGGATTGCATGGGAATAAAGGTGGGCACGTGTCTTAAGCCAACTTTTGTGTCTTTTCAGCATTCATCCATTTAAAAGGGCCACAAGAGTACATGACTTCTGCTCTAGTTCAGGTTATATAGGCTTTGCAGCTAGCATACAAGCACTTTGGTGACTTGTGTTCCGAGCTCCCTAGTAGACACCACAATCAGTGCTTgcagattattttattttattattattattattattattattattattttagtgttCACCACTGAAAATATCAATAGTAGGTACATAAAAGTCTTTCCAAAACCTGTCTGAGCATGAAGTATGCAATCACgaatagaaaaaagaattgaGCAGTTGGAAGATAAGCCATTAGACTCACAGAAATGAAGAAGGAACCGAGCCATTTACAAGAGTAAAAATCAAGGACAGTAGAGAGAACAAAAACAGAACATGTatataagagagagagaaaaaaataaaaataaaagaaacatcaTCTCCAAAAATCAAAGCAGTTATGGATCTTTGCCCAAAATATTCCAGAATAGAGAAATGCATAAATAAACTTCAAAAGTCAAGAGGAACCCATGAACAGCGGGAAACAAGGGAGAACCTTTCATAACGGAAAGCGTAAAGcggattcaaaaaaaaatacctgGACTCAGAAAATGGTGGTAAATGGACCCTTCACCACCTACCTCAGCCTGCTCTCTGTTTCTCTCTTTCCtccagattttttttctttaaaaaaaaaccgaCTTCTCCCTCCCGCTCACTCAAGCTCTCCTCCAGCTATCCTCTCTAAAAAAAACCAGCTCCAGCTATCTTCCTCTCCAGCCAGCTTTCTATTTTCTTCCCCTGCGTCCCCTTCTCctgtcacttttttttttttttaaaacccctCTCGCTCCAGCTCCCTTCCTGCCCTTTCTCCCTCTCCCGATCCGGAAAGCTAGCACCTGCTCTCCATCCTGACTATGCTCCAATGTAAATCAGTGCATCCAAGTCAACAACTGCTGAAAAGAACCACGCCTAGTGCATATCAATAAATCAATCGATCTCCACCCCTGACGCCAAAATGGAAATATCTCAACACAATCCATATGAATCAGGATCCCAAGGCTCTATGAATGTGAATGaggtggctatgccctagtataaaTTGCCTGAAGtgactatgctccaatgaaaatcaaagtccatcaccAATGAGAAGGTCACGCCTCAAAGTAAATcgtcatctcaaaaatcaactaTCAATGAGTGGAACGCGTCCCAATGCAGAGCATCGAGTAGAGTGactgtatctccaataaaagcgctctctgaaatggctatgccccagtgtagggtcatccAACAACTCCTAATCCATCATAACCCAAGTGAAGAAGCAAACTGACTATGCCTCAGTGCAAGGCACCATCCCGAAAGAAAACGTCATCGATGagcggggtatgccccagtgtagataATGTCGCCTCTAaaaatccatcactgataagaGGGGTATGACCCAGTGTAAATCATCATCTCAACTCCCCATCCCTCATGCTCTGAGAAATAATCTCCGACCAAGCTCGAGTATTGCCCACGTGGGAGCTGTCAAACACGATATAAAgtaatggcctcagggtggtcttcagacacgggacgtaacgtaggccaaggtaatagggtgaaagaaacgaaaggaaactaggctcaaaaaacccaatgatataatccccatacCCCTCGTGCATAATATGCAATGCGTAGAAAACGTCATGAGTCCCGGACCTAGAGGTCCCCACacgaaaagtgatgataaatgAATGGACACatcaaataagcaagaataaagtGTGGATGCTGAACCCATGTCAAACATCAGacagaatgagaaaaaaaatgagataagaTGAAGTGGAGTGAAACGGAGggataaaataaagatgaaagaaggcgaagagatagaaaagtgagtgatggtcaccctgcatcaaagcatggaaagtAGTCACATCCGAAATAGATGGAATGATGGATAGAACAGGGACCCAGAGATACTAAAGAAAGGTCACTCGCCTCTCTTACAAAAATTGAATGGATGactcatactctcacccaaaatataCATCAAGATGAATCTTAGAAAGAAGCTCTCATAcgaactctctctaacacatGAACTCAATGAAGCAACCCGGCACGTCCATACACATGCCCAATGAAGAACGATAAAATGAACAATAcgctatattttttttttctttttctttgttttttttttgttttttttgttttttgtttttgtttttgtttttgtttttttttttttttttttgcgcatactcTGATCAATAGTGAATGATATCCCATGAAATACATAGCtaaatgaataaactctcccCATGTACtgatgtaacatgaatcctcaccaacaagacaacctctcaaaataaCATCTCTGAACCACTGCCTATAGGGTGAATGATAGGAAAGAATGTGACAATCCTCCATGTAGTGACGtgtgaaaaaccaccactcaaggtgaaacacggataatgtcgagtaagcaataatgaaagaaaagacaaagaaCGAATATCACAAGTAGTGATATGTGATATCagaaaaatagtgatgaaatgatATCCAAGTGGAAAATATCACGATGAAAAGTGAAGGATGAGGCTCGAATATGTATGTTAGGTCCGGAACTCATGACGTATCCAATCATAGCATGCGAGCACTACAGGATCCCCAACCCGGTGTAATAAgtaaatgaggtgatgaaagaaaaagctatgtgctcgtgtgaggctcaaagggctagcaacgggTAACTCTATATGTGAGGATGATAAAGTAAATGggctcatgaaatgatggccacccatcctttggCCAAAACCTCGAACATCGTGCTTTCGAGATCTCACATGGCCAATACTAAAGACTGGCATCCATCCAACAAAGTCATGTCAACTCCTCCGAAATCACGTGAAAGCTCCCACTGAGGCTCTGTGATAATCATCAATGTCCTCCGACAATCACCTCGCCCTATCGTCATATGCCACtcaccatcatctcataaaaaGAACCATCTCTAATCACCCTGGCTCCCTAAAGTCATGTGTAATGACTCAAATCCGGATGCTCCATGACGACTCCTCTGCCTCAACAACATCGTCAAGCAATCAAGccactctctcatcatgatccatctatcatcGTGTAGAGCTCACCTCAGGTCAAACCATCTCGGACACTACCAGGTCAGatcaaggaaatgatggaaagaaTAGGCAATGGTACTATAATATACGAAGGCGAATAAGAATGGTAAAGGTCGTATAACGGTACCAAGGGGTGGTGTCATGTCAGGCTCAAAATGGGTAGGTCGACAAGTCCATAGAGTCGGGatatggatatggatatggtaCTGCTCCGAACAGAAGGTAAAATGGGTCACAGTCTCGAACTCCCTGGGTCGATCTCCTAATCCTAAGTCAaaaggctcaatatcctctatGATAGGTCAGGCCAGAGTGATCAATGATGTCAAAGTGAAAATATGTCTCATATCGAAAGCATAACACACATCAACACAAAATATGTAAAACGTACTCATGAGAAAAGAGAATAACACATACTCAAAATAAAAGATCATGTCACTGAATGAACCAaatgagtacatcatgtgtgAAGCGATAAAGAACTACAAACGACTAGAAAAACAATGACTCTGAACCAAACTGGACTCAACAAAGCGACTCTGATGAGCTAAACACTGGACCCGATAGAACAGGAACGACTCTGATGATGACCAAAATCAAAATGGAAGGTGCTCTGAGCTAAATCGCTGCAAAATGATGTACCCACGTCAACTGAAACAAAGTCCCCAACCCGAGGTGTCCCAAAATACCATGCGACCATCAATACcatcaacatccaaatcaatctactgaagaccaggaggaggaggaactgcatgtgtagAATGTGCAGGCAGGGGAttggtggtcacacttggccTAGCCAAGTCAACCACCCCTGAATCGATCAAATCCTGTATCGCATGATGGAGTGCTGAACAACGCTCAGTATCGTGCCCCGGAATCTGATGATACAAGCAGTGCTCATGTGAACGGAAATGAGGAGGAATAGGATGAGGCAAAGGCCTCGGCGCCAAAGGAACAATCACTTCAGCGTCTCtgagcttctcaaaagctctagtcaaagtcatgccCAAGGGAGTGAACTGTCTCGGGGGGCCTCTGTGCATATGGTCTAGGCGGTGGGTGAGTAGCGGCTCTCGGATGTGGTGGTCGCGGCTGCATGCTAGTCTGAGCAATGTAAGGCTCCTGAGCATAATCCAGCTGATACTGATACTGTGGAAGAGAGAAAAGAGCTCTGACTGTAGGAGACCTATAAGCTGAGTGATGCGCGGGCCTCTGGTGCCGATAGCTAATAGCACCAACCTCTCCAGATCTGGTAGATGATCCAATCGGCCTCTTCCCCTTACTGTCAGGGGAAGTAGCAGTATCTGTCCATAATCCTCGAGCCATAGCCTCCTCTACACTGAAAGCAGCATGAACCAAACTCCTAAGATCCTGAAACGGGATGCCCACAAGACGTCTCGCGAATCTCGGCTGTAGGTTCCgaagaaccatatcaatctgATCCTGCTCCTTAGGCCGATCTATCATACCAGCCACCTTTGCCCTCCAACGAGTgacaaaggaagaaatagacTCATCTGACCTCTGCCTAGTGGCCTCCAACTCTCGTCTGGATACATCAATGTCAGCGCTGAAAGCGAACTGAGTCAGGAACTCACGAGCCACGTCCTCCCAGGTGCGAAGTCTCGAAGGCTCAACTGAAGCAAACCACCTCTGAGCTGCCCCACTAAGTGACATCGAGAAGAGGGCCACCAACTGCGCATCATCTATACCATGTGCTCTCATGACCGTGCTGTATAGCCTCAAGTGGATCTTGGGACAACCAATCCCACTGTAACGCTCAATGTCTGGCATGTGAAACTTGAAGGGCAAGCTAGCCGCCGGTATGCCATCCCTGtcatcccaagtcaaacctcCGTCCTGCAATCTGATCTGTCTCATCATGGACTCAAGCCTCTCAACCTTGGCCTCCTGCTCGGCCAATCGAGTATCCTCAATAGTAGGAACCATGGGAGGCGGCACTGTGACAGTAGGTGGTGGAATGGTCTCATAATGATCTACCAGATGGAATGGAGTACCAAGTGAAACCCCAGGTGGACGAGTCTGTGCTGTCTGAGATGCATGAGGAATCGTCTCGTCAGTGACCACGCCAGCCGGATGAGGATCCTGACGAGAACTCTCTAACTGATCCAAGCGTCTACTGACTCCGGCCATGAACTCCTGAATGGAAGCAAGTGTGGAAGCTAGCTCGTCTGACATCTCAACTGAACTATCTGAACTCGGATATGAATCTGCTCTGATCAATCGTCCTCGAACTCTCCTCCAAGAATGTGACTCCAGACTCAACCGACTCCTAAACTGACTCCCTACAATGCAAACAAAACGGATGAAGGACAcgaaataaaactctaaaagaCGACAATACAACATGCAAGCACATGGTCCTGAGGTGGCAATCATAAATCTGGATGTTTAACGAAAACTCTAGAGTCACAAAGGTATCCACTGCGaaatggctacaaatgtgaccaAAGAATCTTCATCAATAATCCGAGATAAAAGAGGTGTGAAAAAcacactatcacgagatcgGTACTCCACCAATAAACATATATCTTTAACTCAAATTTCGACTCGAACTTCATAAGAGAAAAAATGGTAAGGTGATCAAGACAACTCTCTGAAAAAAGTgtggatgtgaaaaatgcgCCTTTCACCTTTccgtaatgaaaatatgagcatcgagtcgaaaattgaaccaaggatcaaacaaatgatGAGATACTGAGCCCGTTATAAGCATACagtgtaaaaagatgatcaatgaacatatcccaaagcatCATGTGAGTGATAACCAAGTGAAGGGGTGTGTCAagccaagaaatgagaacgaaaaccctagggagaaaacatgctaaactcaTCAAGTGAAAAACACAATACAAGGCGACAAGACGAAAGGtgatccaaccgatactcaGACTCATACTGATCTCCGAGCACTcttaactggagactaaaaagagggagtGTCAAATCCAAACTATGACTACAGAGGCTCTGAAGGCTcttagatgcacccacgtgtgaggaaggagtcctaatcgaaggatctacggctcaacctacgaggtaaaggtggctctaaatgaaTATGGGTGGATtttaaagatccctagcagaagcgatcatactctccgacggtacgcaaccctctgcacgcctccaaagagacgggacgcttccatgcaaggtggtcatcacctccacacatgcactacctcgcatcccaAGAGGTTCCAATGGTGAAAACTCTCacaactctcaacactcagtaatcgactaaagtgcacagtgagcggtgtgggtgcatccgaaaaccctatgaAACTAAAAGGAAACACACTGACCACACAAGTATCCTGAAATCTAGCTCTgagctatacaagtcttcaaagttcggactccaatcagcatcaatatgtcgaccacctccagaatgctcccaaacatagatatagcccatcgctagaccctactcctaatcactagctcggtcagagagcaagcacacagaaggtctcacacttgcaatagtgagaaccgagatgaaaggaatgaccgaaaccaagagatTTGGAGGTAGAAGGATAGAAGTGCGACCCACATGGACAAGCGACATGCAATCAAGCAGAAGAAGGGCAATCATGCGACATGCAGTCAGGCAGAGTACatgatatatcactcatgtccacACACAAACTATGATAGTCAAAATGAATAGTgatacaaacatcatgctcaaagatgatcaagaGAATATATAATCCAAAGAATCGACATGTCAAATCAAACAATGTATAACAATGAATCCATACATGCCAGACGATCCAAACAATCATGACAAATATCAAAATCACTATGCTAAGCAAAATAAGATAGACAATCAATACAGTCAACATGTCGATATCTTAAATGAATATGGCAATGAAGCACAGAGAAAATAGCTATCTCA includes:
- the LOC104879839 gene encoding uncharacterized protein LOC104879839; the protein is MSDELASTLASIQEFMAGVSRRLDQLESSRQDPHPAGVVTDETIPHASQTAQTRPPGVSLGTPFHLVDHYETIPPPTVTVPPPMVPTIEDTRLAEQEAKVERLESMMRQIRLQDGGLTWDDRDGIPAASLPFKFHMPDIERYSGIGCPKIHLRLYSTVMRAHGIDDAQLVALFSMSLSGAAQRWFASVEPSRLRTWEDVAREFLTQFAFSADIDVSRRELEATRQRSDESISSFVTRWRAKVAGMIDRPKEQDQIDMVLRNLQPRFARRLVGIPFQDLRSLVHAAFSVEEAMARGLWTDTATSPDSKGKRPIGSSTRSGEVGAISYRHQRPAHHSAYRSPTVRALFSLPQYQYQLDYAQEPYIAQTSMQPRPPHPRAATHPPPRPYAQRPPETVHSLGHDFD